A portion of the Candidatus Manganitrophaceae bacterium genome contains these proteins:
- a CDS encoding HAMP domain-containing protein — translation MALEVDGRPLEGEFLRSAQLVNKMIDQLSVFTSEVTRVAREVGTEGKLGGQAQVKDVYGVWKDLTESVNQMAGNLTAQVRNIAEVTIAVANGDLSKKITVDVRGEILQLKEAINTMVDQLRGFAAEVTRVAREVGTDGKLGGQAVVPGVAGTWKDLTDNVNSMASNLTGQVRNIAEVATAVARGDLSRKITVDVKGEILELKNTINTMVDQLNSFAFEVSRVAREVGTEGKLGGRAEVPDVAGTWKDLTDSVNAMGTNLTAQVRNIAEVTTAVARGDLSRKITVDVKGEILELKDTINTMVDQLNGFASEVTRVAREVGTEGKLGGQAVVPGVAGTWKNLTDSVNSMASNLTGQVRNIADVATAIARGDLSRKITVDVKGEILELKNTINTMVDQLNGFASEVSRVAREVGTEGKLGGQAAVPGVAGTWKDLTDNVNSMASNLTGQVRNIADVATAIARGDLSRKITVDVKGEILELKNTINTMVDQLNGFASEVSRVAREVGTEGKLGGQAAVPGVAGTWKDLTDNVNSMASNLTGQVRNIANVATAIANGDLSKKITVDVKGEILELKNTINTMVDQLNAFASEVTRVAREVGTDGKLGGQAVVPGIAGTWKDLTDNVNFMASNLTGQVRNIAEVATAVARGDLSRKVTVDVKGEILQLKDTINTMVDQLNAFASEVSRVAREVGTEGKLGGQAVVTGVAGTWKDLTDNVNQMAGNLTAQVRNIAEVTIAVANGDLSKKITVDVRGEILQLKDTINTMVEQLRSFAAEVTRVAREVGTEGKLGGQAEVPGVAGTWKDLTDNVNSMASNLTGQVRNIADVATSIARGDLSRKITVDVKGEILELKNTINTMVDQLNGFASEVSRVAREVGTEGKLGGQAAVPGVAGTWKDLTDNVNSMASNLTGQVRNIAEVTIGVANGDLSRKITVDVRGEILQLKEAINAMVEQLRSFASEVTRVAREVGTEGRLGVQAVVPGVAGTWKDLTDSVNIMGANLTAQVRNIAEVTTAVARGDLSRKITVDVKGEILELKNTINTMVDQLRSFASEVTRVAREVGTEGKLGGQAEVPGVAGTWKDLTDSVNVMAANLTDQVRGIVKVVTAVANGNLRQKLTVEAKGEVAALAETINSMTDTLAIFAEQVTNVAREVGVEGRLGGQANVPGAAGTWKDLTGNVNLLAANLTNQVRAIAEVATAVTKGDLTRSIQVEARGEVAELKDNINTMINNLRATTDRNQEQDWLKTNLAKFTRMLQGQRDLVTVGKLLLSELAPLVNAQQGAVYQMLGEGTDTSPALLLLAGYAIGDEQTKRIEIGKGLVGQCAMEKQRILLTKVPESYTQVYSSLGGASPENIVVLPVLFEGETKAVIELSSLQSFTATHLTFLEQLTQSIGVVLNTIEATMRTENLLQQSQQLTIELQTRQAELQNTNEELGTKAKQLAEQNVEVERKNKEVEQARRALEEKAAELALTSKYKSEFLANMSHELRTPLNSILMLGQQLSINTNGNLTGKQVEYAKNIHSAGTDLLTLINDILDLSKIESGTVTVEAEEIAFPFLRDSVERNFHHLAESKSLAFHVEIDPALPRTFTSDPKRLQQILKNLLSNAFKFTSHGQVAMKVQLVKSGWSLDHPILRFAQNAVAIDVADSGIGIPADKQRLIFEAFQQADAGTSRKYGGTGLGLAISRELASLLGGEIKLVSTPGLGSTFTLYLPLSYAGPARAVTAPVTSETRQVAPPSSTVPVLTIAKAEESVADDRDEIEEGETVLLIVEDDPHYARVLLGLARDKGFKGIVANRGQAALSLARQYRPTAVTLDVFLPDMLGWTVLNNLKLDPATRHIPVQMLSVEEERQHGLSHGAFSYLVKPTTTEDLERALDRIKTYVARQKKRLLVVEDNDIERQSVIALLEHDDIEISGVASGGEALHALGESTFDCCIIDLRLPDMTGFELLERIQGNEAIRDLPVVVFTGKELSEAEEAQLRVAAKSVVLKDVQSPERLFDETALFLHRIIANLPDSKRQILDRLHGSNEVLRHRKVLVVDDDARNIFALTTVLENHEMEVISATNGRRAIELIQETADLSMVLMDIMMPEMDGYEVMREIRADSKFRTLPILALTAKAMKGDREKCLAAGASDYIAKPVNTDQLLSLLRVWLYR, via the coding sequence ATGGCGCTGGAGGTGGACGGCCGTCCGCTGGAAGGGGAGTTTCTCCGATCGGCCCAGCTGGTGAACAAAATGATCGATCAGCTCTCGGTCTTCACATCGGAAGTGACCCGCGTCGCCCGCGAGGTCGGAACGGAGGGGAAGCTCGGTGGACAGGCGCAGGTGAAGGATGTCTATGGCGTCTGGAAAGACCTCACCGAATCGGTGAACCAGATGGCAGGGAATCTGACCGCCCAGGTCCGGAATATCGCCGAGGTGACGATCGCGGTCGCCAACGGCGATCTCTCGAAAAAAATCACCGTCGACGTCCGCGGCGAGATCCTCCAGCTCAAAGAGGCGATTAATACGATGGTCGATCAGCTTCGCGGGTTCGCCGCCGAGGTGACCCGTGTGGCGCGCGAGGTGGGGACCGACGGGAAGCTCGGCGGACAGGCGGTGGTGCCGGGGGTCGCCGGGACCTGGAAAGATCTCACCGACAACGTGAACTCGATGGCCTCCAACCTCACCGGACAGGTGAGAAATATCGCCGAGGTGGCGACCGCCGTCGCCCGCGGCGACCTGTCGCGCAAAATCACGGTCGACGTGAAGGGGGAAATCCTCGAATTAAAAAACACCATCAACACCATGGTCGATCAGCTGAACTCCTTCGCCTTCGAGGTAAGCCGCGTGGCGCGCGAAGTCGGCACCGAAGGAAAGCTCGGCGGCCGGGCCGAGGTGCCCGACGTGGCCGGGACCTGGAAGGACTTGACCGACTCGGTAAACGCGATGGGAACAAACCTCACCGCGCAGGTCCGGAATATCGCCGAGGTAACGACGGCGGTCGCCCGCGGCGACTTGTCGCGCAAAATTACGGTCGATGTGAAAGGGGAGATCCTCGAGTTGAAAGACACCATCAATACGATGGTCGATCAGCTCAACGGCTTTGCCTCCGAGGTGACCCGCGTCGCCCGCGAGGTCGGAACGGAAGGAAAGTTGGGCGGTCAGGCGGTCGTGCCGGGGGTCGCCGGGACCTGGAAAAACCTGACCGACTCGGTGAACTCGATGGCGTCGAACCTCACCGGTCAGGTCCGAAACATCGCCGACGTGGCGACCGCCATCGCCCGCGGCGACCTCTCGCGCAAGATCACCGTCGACGTGAAGGGAGAAATCCTCGAACTCAAAAATACGATCAACACGATGGTCGATCAGCTGAACGGCTTCGCCTCTGAAGTGAGTCGTGTGGCGCGGGAGGTCGGCACCGAAGGGAAGCTCGGCGGTCAGGCCGCCGTGCCAGGGGTCGCAGGAACGTGGAAAGACTTGACCGACAACGTGAACTCGATGGCGTCGAACCTCACCGGTCAGGTGCGGAATATCGCCGACGTCGCGACGGCGATTGCGCGGGGCGACCTCTCGCGCAAGATCACGGTGGACGTGAAGGGAGAAATTCTGGAGTTAAAGAACACGATTAATACCATGGTCGACCAGCTAAACGGCTTCGCTTCCGAGGTGAGCCGTGTGGCAAGAGAAGTCGGAACAGAAGGAAAATTAGGGGGCCAGGCGGCGGTGCCGGGGGTCGCGGGAACATGGAAAGACTTAACCGACAACGTGAACTCGATGGCCTCCAACCTCACCGGACAGGTGAGAAACATTGCCAACGTGGCCACCGCCATTGCGAACGGCGATCTCTCCAAGAAGATCACAGTCGACGTGAAGGGAGAAATTCTGGAGCTGAAAAACACGATCAATACGATGGTGGACCAGCTCAACGCCTTCGCCTCGGAGGTGACGCGCGTTGCCCGTGAGGTCGGCACCGACGGAAAGCTCGGCGGCCAGGCGGTGGTGCCGGGGATCGCGGGAACATGGAAAGACTTGACCGACAATGTCAACTTCATGGCGTCCAACCTCACCGGGCAGGTGAGAAACATCGCCGAGGTGGCGACCGCCGTCGCCCGTGGCGACTTGTCCCGCAAGGTGACGGTCGACGTGAAGGGGGAGATCTTACAGCTCAAGGACACGATCAACACGATGGTCGACCAGCTCAATGCCTTTGCCTCCGAGGTCAGTCGGGTGGCGCGCGAGGTCGGCACGGAAGGAAAGCTCGGCGGTCAAGCGGTAGTGACCGGGGTGGCCGGGACCTGGAAAGATTTGACCGACAACGTGAACCAGATGGCGGGGAACCTGACGGCGCAGGTGCGCAACATTGCCGAGGTGACGATCGCGGTCGCCAACGGGGATCTCTCGAAGAAAATCACCGTCGACGTCCGGGGGGAAATTCTTCAGCTCAAAGACACTATCAATACCATGGTGGAGCAGCTCCGGTCGTTCGCGGCCGAAGTCACCCGCGTCGCCCGTGAGGTCGGGACCGAAGGGAAGCTCGGCGGCCAGGCCGAGGTGCCGGGGGTCGCCGGAACCTGGAAAGATTTGACCGACAACGTGAACTCCATGGCGTCGAACCTCACCGGTCAGGTGCGGAATATCGCCGACGTCGCGACGTCCATTGCCCGCGGCGACCTTTCCCGAAAAATCACCGTCGATGTGAAGGGAGAAATTCTCGAGCTCAAAAACACGATCAACACCATGGTCGACCAGCTCAACGGGTTTGCTTCCGAGGTCAGCCGGGTGGCGCGCGAAGTCGGGACCGAAGGGAAGCTCGGCGGCCAGGCGGCGGTGCCGGGGGTCGCCGGAACCTGGAAAGATTTGACCGACAACGTCAACTCGATGGCCTCCAACCTCACCGGACAGGTGAGAAACATCGCGGAGGTAACGATCGGGGTGGCGAACGGCGACCTCTCCCGAAAAATCACGGTCGACGTCCGGGGGGAGATCCTCCAGCTCAAAGAGGCGATCAACGCGATGGTGGAGCAGCTCCGGTCATTCGCTTCCGAGGTGACGCGCGTCGCGCGCGAGGTCGGGACCGAAGGCCGGCTGGGGGTGCAGGCGGTCGTTCCCGGCGTCGCCGGGACCTGGAAGGATCTGACCGACTCGGTGAACATCATGGGGGCCAACCTCACCGCGCAGGTCCGGAACATCGCGGAGGTGACGACGGCGGTGGCCCGCGGCGACTTGTCTCGGAAAATCACGGTCGACGTGAAAGGGGAGATTTTGGAATTGAAGAACACCATCAATACGATGGTCGATCAGCTTCGGTCGTTCGCCTCCGAGGTGACGCGCGTGGCCCGCGAGGTCGGAACTGAAGGAAAACTCGGCGGCCAGGCCGAAGTGCCGGGGGTGGCGGGAACCTGGAAAGACTTGACCGACTCGGTCAACGTGATGGCGGCCAACCTGACCGATCAGGTCCGGGGGATCGTGAAGGTGGTGACGGCGGTCGCGAACGGCAACCTCCGTCAGAAGCTGACGGTGGAGGCGAAGGGGGAGGTCGCCGCGCTGGCCGAAACGATCAACAGCATGACCGACACGCTCGCGATCTTCGCGGAGCAGGTGACCAACGTGGCGCGCGAGGTCGGCGTCGAAGGACGGCTCGGCGGCCAGGCGAACGTGCCGGGCGCCGCGGGAACCTGGAAAGACCTCACCGGCAACGTCAACCTGCTGGCGGCGAACCTGACAAACCAGGTCCGCGCCATCGCGGAGGTCGCAACCGCGGTGACGAAGGGAGACCTCACCCGCTCCATCCAGGTCGAGGCCCGGGGTGAGGTGGCCGAGCTCAAAGATAACATCAACACGATGATTAACAATTTGCGGGCAACCACAGACCGCAACCAAGAGCAGGACTGGTTGAAAACGAACTTAGCGAAATTCACCCGGATGCTCCAGGGTCAGCGGGACCTCGTAACCGTCGGCAAGCTGCTCCTTTCGGAGCTCGCCCCTCTGGTCAATGCGCAACAGGGCGCGGTGTACCAGATGCTGGGTGAAGGGACCGATACGTCACCGGCATTGCTCCTCCTCGCCGGCTATGCGATCGGCGACGAGCAGACCAAGCGGATCGAAATCGGCAAAGGGCTCGTCGGACAGTGCGCGATGGAGAAGCAGCGGATCCTCCTCACGAAAGTGCCCGAGAGCTACACCCAGGTCTATTCCAGCTTGGGGGGCGCCTCGCCGGAGAACATCGTCGTCCTTCCGGTGTTGTTCGAGGGGGAGACCAAAGCGGTCATCGAGCTCTCGTCGCTCCAGTCGTTCACGGCGACCCATCTCACCTTCCTCGAGCAGCTGACCCAGTCGATCGGGGTCGTCTTGAACACCATCGAGGCGACGATGCGAACCGAGAACCTCCTTCAGCAATCGCAGCAGCTGACGATTGAGCTGCAGACGCGGCAGGCGGAATTGCAGAATACGAACGAAGAGCTGGGGACCAAAGCGAAACAGCTCGCCGAGCAGAATGTCGAGGTCGAACGGAAGAACAAAGAGGTCGAGCAGGCCCGGCGCGCGCTCGAGGAAAAAGCGGCCGAGCTGGCGCTCACCTCCAAATACAAATCGGAGTTCCTGGCGAACATGTCTCACGAGCTCCGCACGCCGCTCAATTCGATCCTCATGCTTGGGCAGCAGTTGAGCATCAACACGAATGGGAATCTGACGGGGAAGCAGGTCGAATATGCCAAGAACATCCACTCGGCCGGGACCGACCTTCTCACCCTCATCAACGACATTCTCGATCTGTCGAAAATCGAATCGGGAACAGTCACCGTCGAAGCCGAGGAGATCGCATTTCCGTTCCTTCGCGACAGCGTCGAGCGGAACTTCCACCATCTGGCGGAATCGAAGAGCCTCGCCTTTCATGTCGAGATCGATCCTGCGTTGCCGCGGACCTTTACGAGCGACCCCAAACGTCTGCAGCAAATTCTGAAGAACCTCCTTTCGAATGCCTTCAAATTCACGTCGCACGGCCAGGTCGCGATGAAAGTTCAGCTGGTCAAATCGGGCTGGTCGCTCGACCATCCGATCCTCCGATTCGCCCAGAACGCAGTCGCCATCGACGTCGCCGACAGTGGGATCGGTATTCCGGCCGACAAGCAGCGGCTGATCTTCGAGGCGTTCCAACAGGCTGACGCGGGGACGAGCCGAAAGTACGGCGGCACCGGACTCGGCCTGGCGATCAGCCGCGAGCTGGCCTCGCTGCTCGGGGGAGAGATCAAACTGGTGAGCACCCCCGGTTTGGGGAGCACCTTTACCCTCTACCTGCCGCTCTCGTATGCCGGCCCGGCGCGCGCGGTCACGGCGCCCGTGACCAGCGAGACTCGCCAGGTCGCACCGCCCTCCAGCACCGTTCCGGTCTTGACGATCGCGAAAGCGGAGGAGAGCGTCGCCGACGATCGGGACGAGATCGAAGAGGGAGAGACCGTGCTGCTGATCGTGGAAGACGATCCGCACTACGCCCGCGTCCTCCTCGGACTCGCCCGCGACAAAGGGTTTAAAGGGATCGTCGCGAACCGGGGCCAGGCGGCCCTGTCTCTTGCGCGGCAGTACCGGCCGACCGCGGTCACCCTCGACGTCTTCCTCCCCGATATGCTCGGGTGGACCGTCCTCAATAACCTGAAGCTCGATCCGGCCACCCGTCACATTCCGGTTCAGATGCTTTCGGTCGAGGAGGAGCGCCAGCATGGACTCTCCCACGGGGCCTTCTCCTATCTGGTCAAACCGACGACCACGGAGGACCTCGAGCGGGCGTTGGATCGGATCAAAACTTACGTGGCCCGACAAAAGAAGCGGCTCCTCGTCGTCGAGGACAATGACATCGAGCGCCAGAGTGTGATCGCCCTGTTGGAGCACGACGACATCGAAATCTCCGGCGTCGCGAGCGGAGGCGAAGCCCTTCACGCGCTCGGCGAGAGCACCTTCGATTGTTGTATCATCGACCTTCGATTGCCCGACATGACCGGCTTTGAGCTGCTGGAGCGGATCCAAGGAAACGAAGCGATTCGAGATCTGCCGGTGGTGGTCTTTACCGGAAAGGAACTCTCGGAGGCCGAGGAAGCGCAGCTCCGAGTCGCGGCAAAGAGTGTCGTCCTCAAAGACGTTCAATCGCCGGAGCGGTTGTTCGACGAAACGGCCCTCTTCCTCCACCGGATCATCGCCAATCTGCCCGATTCGAAACGGCAGATCCTCGACCGGCTCCATGGATCGAACGAGGTCTTGCGCCACCGCAAAGTGTTGGTGGTCGACGATGATGCCCGAAACATCTTTGCGCTGACGACCGTCCTCGAGAACCATGAGATGGAGGTGATCAGCGCCACCAACGGCCGCCGGGCGATCGAGCTGATTCAGGAGACGGCCGATCTGAGCATGGTGTTGATGGATATCATGATGCCTGAGATGGACGGCTACGAGGTGATGCGCGAGATCCGCGCCGATTCCAAATTCAGAACGCTGCCGATTCTGGCCCTCACGGCGAAGGCGATGAAGGGGGATCGTGAAAAGTGCCTCGCCGCGGGGGCATCCGACTATATCGCCAAGCCGGTCAATACCGACCAGCTTCTCTCCTTGCTTCGCGTCTGGCTCTATCGCTAA
- a CDS encoding response regulator, translated as MPNKSTVLIVDDEEGPRASLKMALMPFYQIEEATDGFQALDIVRRRKIDLVTLDLRMPQMDGTAVMMAIKIQDPHIEVLIITGYGTIPKAMELVLMGACGFLMKPFQIPRLLDDVARAIEKKKKSDRLNLQSH; from the coding sequence ATGCCTAATAAAAGCACGGTCTTAATTGTCGATGATGAGGAGGGACCGAGGGCCTCTCTAAAAATGGCCTTGATGCCGTTTTATCAAATAGAAGAAGCGACGGACGGTTTTCAGGCGCTCGACATTGTTCGTCGGCGCAAGATCGATTTGGTGACGCTCGATCTGCGGATGCCGCAGATGGATGGAACCGCCGTCATGATGGCCATCAAAATACAGGACCCTCACATTGAAGTGCTGATCATCACCGGATATGGAACGATCCCCAAGGCGATGGAGTTGGTGTTGATGGGGGCTTGCGGTTTTTTAATGAAACCGTTTCAGATTCCCCGGCTCCTTGACGACGTTGCGCGGGCCATCGAGAAGAAGAAAAAATCCGACCGGTTGAATCTCCAATCCCACTAG